From Acidobacteriota bacterium:
TGTTGCACGAGGGGACCATCGATCCCATCCACCCGGCCGGCCTCGCCATCTTCCTCGGCATCTGCCTGATGTCCCTGGTGGTGGCCAAGTCCTTCTGCTCGCACATCTGTCCGGTCGGCCTTCTGTCGGAGCTTCTCGGCCGCCTCGGCTTCCGCCTCATCGGCACGACCCTGACCCCGCCGAAGTGGCTCGACATTCCGCTGCGCAGCCTCAAGTTCCTGCTCCTGGGCTTCTTCGTCTGGGCGATCTGGTTCGCCATGGACCCGCACGCCGTCGAGGCCTTCCTCGCCAGCCCCTACGCCAAGATCGTCGACGCCAAGATGTGGCTCTTCTTCGCTCAGCCGACCCGCCTGACGATCGCAGTCCTCGGCGTCCTCGTCGTCGGCTCGGTCTTCGTCCGCGACCTGTGGTGCCGCTACCTCTGCCCCTAC
This genomic window contains:
- a CDS encoding 4Fe-4S binding protein → MKKVLSLRRAVQWAMTVITVVIGIQFSLWVMPHLEGRWPTVSRPPGVEAFLPIDGMMGLRHLLHEGTIDPIHPAGLAIFLGICLMSLVVAKSFCSHICPVGLLSELLGRLGFRLIGTTLTPPKWLDIPLRSLKFLLLGFFVWAIWFAMDPHAVEAFLASPYAKIVDAKMWLFFAQPTRLTIAVLGVLVVGSVFVRDLWCRYLCPY